One window of Candidatus Acidulodesulfobacterium ferriphilum genomic DNA carries:
- the rsmA gene encoding ribosomal RNA small subunit methyltransferase A, with protein sequence MENLLRSRKVIYGQNFLINKETARNIIDSCNFSFNDNVLEIGPGEGILTEFIIGNTKTYTIIEIDPFYYNFIKGKFNLNKFSGINIVNEDALKFDYTGLSRNLSSKIRVVSNLPYEISSPIIEKFIREKDAFSDLTLMFQKEFAQRLYAKENDSERGALSIIADINFEIIKLLEVDKSNFNPVPKVDSTVLRIIPKYHTDDNYIWAVNSPFFSYFVHQIFKLRRKKLKNSIHASFFGVPPDIKMKIFAELNIDLNKRPQELTTTEFIKAAKKYDDYLKIAEKRYNNING encoded by the coding sequence ATGGAAAATTTACTTAGAAGCCGAAAAGTAATTTATGGGCAAAATTTTTTAATAAATAAGGAAACAGCCCGCAATATTATAGATTCATGCAATTTTTCTTTTAACGACAATGTTCTTGAAATAGGTCCAGGAGAAGGGATATTGACCGAATTTATTATAGGAAATACAAAAACATACACTATAATCGAAATAGACCCCTTTTATTATAATTTTATTAAAGGAAAATTTAATTTAAATAAATTTAGCGGAATCAATATCGTCAACGAAGATGCCCTTAAATTTGATTATACGGGATTAAGCCGCAATCTTTCCTCCAAAATAAGGGTTGTGTCAAATCTGCCTTACGAAATCTCAAGCCCTATCATAGAAAAATTTATAAGAGAAAAGGATGCTTTTTCGGATTTAACGCTCATGTTTCAAAAGGAGTTTGCACAGAGGCTTTATGCAAAAGAAAATGATTCGGAAAGAGGGGCTTTAAGCATTATTGCCGATATAAATTTTGAAATTATCAAACTTTTAGAGGTGGACAAATCAAATTTTAATCCCGTGCCAAAGGTTGATTCGACGGTATTAAGGATAATCCCAAAATATCATACGGATGATAATTATATTTGGGCGGTAAATTCCCCATTCTTTAGTTATTTTGTGCATCAAATTTTTAAGCTGAGAAGAAAAAAACTTAAAAACTCTATACATGCGTCGTTTTTTGGGGTGCCTCCCGACATAAAGATGAAAATATTTGCGGAATTAAACATCGATTTAAATAAAAGGCCGCAGGAATTAACGACAACCGAGTTTATAAAAGCGGCAAAAAAATACGACGACTATTTGAAAATTGCAGAAAAACGGTATAATAATATTAACGGTTAA